Proteins from a single region of Pseudomonas fulva:
- a CDS encoding YqaE/Pmp3 family membrane protein, translating into MDLIRILIAILLPPLGVFLQVGFAGAFWLNILLTLLGYFPGIIHAVYIIAKR; encoded by the coding sequence ATGGATCTGATCCGCATTCTGATCGCCATTCTTCTCCCGCCGCTGGGGGTTTTCCTGCAAGTCGGCTTCGCTGGCGCCTTCTGGTTGAATATCCTGCTGACGTTGCTCGGTTATTTCCCGGGCATCATTCATGCGGTGTACATCATCGCCAAGCGCTGA
- a CDS encoding NADPH-dependent FMN reductase — protein MSKTYNVAVLVGSLRKASINRKLALALADLAPQNLKLQIVEIGELPLYNEDIDVDPAPPAYTTFRNALKAADAVLFVTPEYNRSIPAPMKNAVDVASRPYGQSALSGKPAGVVSASPGAIGGFGANHQLRQALVFLDMPLLQQPEAYLGGAGNFFDESGQLSDSIKPFLQKYIDTFAAWIEKTA, from the coding sequence ATGAGCAAAACCTACAACGTGGCCGTACTGGTCGGCAGCCTGCGCAAGGCGTCGATCAACCGCAAGCTGGCTCTGGCCCTGGCCGACCTGGCCCCGCAGAACCTGAAACTGCAGATCGTCGAAATCGGCGAGCTGCCGCTGTACAACGAAGACATCGATGTCGACCCGGCCCCGCCCGCCTACACCACCTTCCGCAACGCACTCAAAGCCGCTGACGCCGTGCTGTTCGTGACCCCCGAATACAACCGCTCGATTCCCGCGCCGATGAAGAATGCCGTGGACGTCGCCTCGCGCCCCTACGGGCAGAGCGCCCTGAGCGGCAAGCCGGCCGGCGTGGTCAGCGCCTCGCCGGGCGCCATTGGCGGCTTCGGCGCCAACCACCAGCTGCGCCAGGCCCTGGTGTTCCTCGACATGCCGCTGCTGCAGCAGCCCGAAGCCTACCTGGGCGGTGCGGGCAACTTCTTCGACGAAAGCGGCCAGCTCAGCGACAGCATCAAGCCCTTCCTGCAGAAGTACATCGATACCTTTGCCGCCTGGATCGAAAAGACCGCCTAG
- a CDS encoding sigma-70 family RNA polymerase sigma factor — MNDSAEKLDIFLSCRRALVNYAAQITQDRDRAEDVVQEAYLRLHPLQRPELQAIEQPVAYLYRVVRNLALDMRLSEAREQRRHATPPDWLLPTMAASPEEACLHSDELEQLATALADLPEQSRRALEMHRLGGKTLAQIAEQLGVSLATAHRLVRDALVRLARALPGDGPREQQRD; from the coding sequence ATGAATGATTCGGCCGAGAAGCTGGATATCTTCCTGTCCTGTCGCAGGGCGCTGGTTAACTATGCGGCGCAGATCACCCAGGATCGTGACCGTGCCGAGGATGTCGTGCAGGAAGCCTATCTGCGCCTGCACCCTCTGCAGCGCCCTGAACTGCAAGCAATCGAACAGCCCGTCGCCTATCTGTATCGCGTCGTGCGCAACCTCGCGCTCGACATGCGCCTGAGCGAAGCCCGCGAACAGCGACGCCACGCCACGCCGCCGGACTGGCTGCTACCGACCATGGCCGCCAGCCCCGAAGAAGCCTGCCTGCATAGCGACGAGTTGGAACAGCTAGCCACTGCCCTGGCAGACCTGCCGGAGCAAAGCCGCCGCGCTCTGGAAATGCATCGCCTGGGCGGCAAGACCCTGGCGCAGATCGCCGAACAGCTCGGCGTGTCCCTGGCCACGGCTCACCGTCTGGTGCGTGATGCGCTGGTACGCCTGGCCCGCGCCCTGCCGGGTGATGGCCCACGGGAACAGCAGCGTGACTGA
- a CDS encoding FecR family protein, translating to MTDSSGNTDDLLEQAADWHLLLCETPGARADFEQWLAQSAEHQHAWQQIERVWGGIARLHESPAQPARPADLPQPPRKRRWQFAAMAAGIAALALLGYPGAALHWQADYITAAGETRTVILADGSQVTLGPRSALRSDFRAERRDLQLLAGQAFFEVQRDVDRPFVVQAGSSEVRVLGTAFEVDLGERYLDVAVQRGQVRVNSEVGGASSEDDLRQGEGLRQDRFNGTVQHLRLDSERVAAWRRGQLFVENASVSDILEQMRRYTPGWIVLADPALAERRLSGIYDMRDPDRALGALAQSLSAPSQRMTPWVRVLGTP from the coding sequence GTGACTGACTCTTCGGGTAACACCGATGACCTGCTCGAACAGGCTGCCGACTGGCACCTGCTTCTCTGCGAAACACCGGGCGCACGAGCGGATTTCGAACAGTGGCTGGCGCAGAGCGCCGAGCACCAGCACGCCTGGCAACAGATCGAGCGGGTGTGGGGCGGCATCGCTCGACTCCATGAAAGCCCGGCGCAACCGGCTCGCCCCGCCGACCTCCCGCAGCCGCCACGCAAACGCCGCTGGCAGTTTGCGGCAATGGCAGCTGGTATCGCTGCACTGGCGCTCCTCGGTTATCCCGGGGCCGCATTGCACTGGCAGGCCGACTACATTACCGCCGCTGGCGAAACTCGCACGGTGATCCTGGCTGACGGCTCGCAAGTCACGCTCGGCCCGCGCAGTGCGTTGCGCAGCGATTTCCGCGCCGAGCGTCGTGACCTGCAGTTGCTGGCCGGCCAGGCGTTCTTCGAAGTGCAGCGCGATGTCGACCGGCCCTTCGTGGTACAGGCCGGCAGCAGCGAAGTACGAGTGCTCGGCACCGCGTTCGAAGTCGACCTGGGCGAACGTTATCTGGATGTCGCCGTCCAGCGCGGCCAGGTGCGCGTGAACAGCGAGGTGGGTGGCGCCAGCAGCGAAGACGACCTGCGCCAAGGCGAGGGCCTGCGCCAGGATCGATTCAATGGCACCGTGCAGCATCTGCGTCTCGACAGTGAGCGCGTGGCCGCCTGGCGGCGCGGTCAGTTGTTCGTAGAGAACGCCAGCGTCAGCGATATCCTCGAGCAGATGCGCCGCTACACGCCGGGCTGGATCGTGCTCGCCGACCCGGCCCTCGCCGAACGACGGCTGAGCGGCATCTACGACATGCGCGACCCCGACCGTGCCCTCGGCGCCCTGGCTCAATCGCTATCCGCCCCCAGCCAGCGCATGACGCCCTGGGTGCGGGTGCTGGGAACCCCCTGA
- a CDS encoding TonB-dependent siderophore receptor produces MKDDSMLMPHLRFSPRLMLHLGFGCLAAPGLLLGSPLVMAQGAVQGPGSSAEHQLHAFSIASQPLASALGAFGSQRGIQVSFDAHLAEGRSAPAVQGNYSEGEALALLLQDSGLGWRLTPQRTLLLFPQHNGGPLALAPSTINASAEHEYADGPVRGYRATRSATASKTDSALRDLPQSIQVVPRQVLEDQQLNQLADALVNVSSVQRSNSHGGSTESFVVRGFQSRTYAVDGMLMNPLVSRPEVISDLVNIERVEVLKGPASVLYGQGDPGGLINLVTRKPTFMPETRIKAQAGSEDFYRLEVNASGPLDPAKTLAGRIAIAGQTESSFRDTFRDNRHTYISPMLRWEPSEFTRVDGGLEYTHQTSQFDRGVIPQNGRISMRPERFLHEPWSHDDATKAAAWWRVEHDVNDWLTLRQATRWDESDKQRYVVDLRDMRADGRTLRRRATDGKEAVRTLDMQFEAIARFATGGLQHTALVGFEYLEGDLHAASDRAPLADIDIYQPVYGALPGTFTYGGGSEYELETQSLYLQDQIDLSRQWKLLVGARYDSTRQKNLTIENDYSEVHTSLDPEKVSPRVGLVYQPNDQLSLYASYSTSFVPQGDIDRAGRPLDPEQGKQYEVGAKVEVIPQRLSATLAVFQLTRENVASTDPQMEDRSIQTGEQRVRGVELDIVGEPLDGWHIIANASALNARLTKHTPTADSRIREGNKLQGVPTLSGSLWSSYQLQSGSLKGLGFGAGVIAVGAREGNLENSYDVSGYARFDASLFYDLSEQVRVSLNGRNLTDREYLETVASTDGNYYGEPASLLATLSATF; encoded by the coding sequence ATGAAGGACGACAGCATGCTGATGCCGCATTTGCGCTTCTCTCCTCGACTCATGTTGCATCTCGGCTTTGGCTGCTTGGCCGCCCCTGGCCTGCTGCTCGGCTCGCCATTGGTCATGGCACAGGGCGCAGTACAGGGACCCGGCAGCAGTGCAGAACACCAGCTCCATGCCTTCTCCATCGCCAGCCAACCCCTGGCCTCGGCACTCGGCGCCTTTGGCAGCCAGCGCGGCATCCAGGTCAGTTTCGATGCGCACCTGGCCGAAGGCAGGAGCGCACCGGCGGTGCAGGGCAACTATAGCGAGGGAGAGGCACTCGCCCTGCTGTTGCAAGACTCCGGTCTGGGCTGGAGGCTCACCCCGCAGCGCACGCTGTTGCTGTTCCCCCAGCACAACGGCGGCCCGCTGGCCCTGGCGCCATCGACCATCAATGCCAGCGCCGAACACGAGTATGCCGATGGCCCGGTCAGGGGTTACCGCGCCACCCGCAGCGCCACTGCCAGCAAGACCGACAGCGCACTGCGCGACCTTCCGCAATCCATTCAGGTGGTGCCCCGCCAGGTTCTGGAGGATCAGCAACTCAACCAGTTGGCCGACGCCCTGGTCAACGTCAGCAGCGTGCAGCGCAGCAACTCCCACGGAGGCTCCACCGAAAGTTTCGTGGTGCGCGGCTTTCAGTCTCGCACCTATGCGGTCGACGGCATGCTGATGAACCCGCTGGTATCACGCCCGGAAGTGATCAGCGATCTGGTCAACATCGAGCGCGTGGAAGTGCTCAAGGGCCCTGCCTCGGTACTGTACGGACAGGGCGACCCTGGCGGGCTGATTAACCTGGTGACCCGCAAGCCGACCTTCATGCCGGAAACCCGGATCAAGGCCCAAGCCGGCAGCGAAGACTTCTATCGCCTGGAGGTCAACGCCAGCGGCCCGCTGGACCCGGCAAAAACCCTGGCCGGACGCATCGCCATCGCAGGGCAGACCGAAAGCAGTTTCCGCGACACCTTTCGCGACAACCGCCATACCTACATTTCCCCCATGTTGCGCTGGGAACCATCCGAATTCACGCGGGTCGATGGCGGCCTGGAATACACCCATCAGACCAGCCAGTTCGACCGCGGCGTGATTCCGCAGAACGGTCGCATCAGCATGCGCCCGGAGCGCTTCCTGCATGAGCCCTGGTCCCACGACGACGCCACCAAGGCTGCGGCCTGGTGGCGTGTCGAGCATGATGTCAACGACTGGCTGACCCTGCGCCAGGCAACCCGCTGGGACGAGTCGGACAAACAGCGTTACGTCGTAGACCTGCGCGACATGCGCGCGGACGGCCGCACCCTGCGCCGCCGTGCCACCGATGGCAAAGAAGCCGTGCGCACCCTGGACATGCAGTTCGAAGCCATTGCCCGCTTCGCCACTGGCGGCTTGCAGCACACAGCCTTGGTCGGCTTCGAATACCTCGAAGGCGACCTCCATGCGGCCAGCGACCGCGCCCCGTTGGCCGACATCGATATCTACCAGCCAGTCTATGGAGCGTTACCCGGCACGTTCACCTATGGCGGCGGCTCGGAGTACGAGCTGGAAACCCAGAGCCTGTATCTGCAGGACCAGATCGACTTGAGCCGTCAATGGAAGCTGCTGGTCGGGGCGCGCTACGACAGCACCCGGCAGAAGAACCTGACCATCGAAAACGATTACAGTGAAGTCCATACCAGCCTCGACCCGGAAAAGGTGTCCCCACGCGTCGGCCTGGTCTATCAACCCAACGACCAGCTGTCGCTGTATGCCAGCTACAGCACCTCCTTCGTCCCTCAGGGCGATATCGACCGCGCGGGCCGGCCGCTGGACCCGGAGCAAGGCAAGCAATACGAAGTCGGAGCCAAGGTCGAGGTGATTCCGCAGCGCCTGAGCGCAACGCTGGCGGTGTTCCAGCTCACCCGGGAAAACGTCGCCAGTACCGACCCGCAGATGGAGGACCGCTCCATCCAGACCGGCGAACAGCGCGTGCGCGGCGTTGAGCTGGATATCGTCGGCGAACCGCTCGACGGCTGGCACATCATCGCCAACGCCAGTGCGCTCAACGCCAGGCTGACGAAGCACACGCCCACCGCCGATTCACGGATACGGGAAGGCAACAAGCTGCAGGGGGTGCCAACCCTGAGCGGCTCGCTGTGGAGCAGCTACCAGCTGCAGTCAGGCAGCCTCAAAGGCCTGGGCTTCGGTGCCGGAGTGATCGCCGTGGGCGCTCGCGAGGGTAATCTGGAGAACAGCTACGATGTCTCCGGCTACGCGCGCTTCGACGCCAGCCTGTTCTACGACCTCAGCGAACAGGTTCGCGTCTCGCTCAACGGGCGCAACCTCACCGATCGCGAGTACCTGGAAACCGTCGCCTCCACCGATGGCAACTACTACGGCGAACCGGCCTCGTTGCTGGCCACCCTCAGCGCGACATTCTAG
- a CDS encoding FecCD family ABC transporter permease yields MHDTLTAQELAAAYGRVLHKRLLVCAALLVAVLASLVLDIAIGSTLFSPGEVLGALFAPQTVDIDTQVIVRELRLPFALMAVLVGVALSLAGAQMQTVLGNPLADPFTLGLSSAASLGAALAIVLNLGIPGVPDSALVTLNAFFFAFASVLLLQGVARLAGGVQTLLLFGIALVFCYNALVALLQYIASPDALQQLVFWSLGSLTRSSWPAVQTLALVVLLCIPFSLRAAWQMTALRLGEERALTLGIDVGRLRFGSLLCISLLAATAVAFVGTIGFIGLVGPHIARLLIGEDHRFFLPVSALVGALVMSLASIASKLVIPGVILPVGIVTALIGVPLFMTLLLRQGRRP; encoded by the coding sequence ATGCACGACACCCTCACGGCCCAGGAGCTGGCCGCGGCATATGGGCGGGTGCTGCACAAGCGCCTGCTGGTCTGTGCTGCACTGCTGGTGGCGGTACTTGCCAGCCTGGTGCTGGATATCGCCATCGGCTCAACGCTGTTTTCGCCAGGCGAAGTACTGGGGGCGCTGTTCGCCCCGCAGACTGTGGATATCGATACGCAGGTGATCGTACGCGAGCTGCGCCTGCCCTTCGCATTGATGGCGGTACTGGTTGGTGTGGCGCTGTCGCTGGCCGGTGCGCAGATGCAGACGGTTCTGGGCAATCCGCTGGCCGATCCCTTCACCCTAGGGCTGTCCTCCGCCGCTTCGCTCGGAGCGGCGCTGGCCATCGTCCTAAACCTGGGCATTCCCGGCGTGCCGGACAGCGCCCTGGTGACCCTCAACGCGTTTTTCTTCGCCTTCGCCTCGGTGCTTCTGCTGCAGGGCGTCGCACGCCTGGCCGGCGGCGTGCAGACCTTACTGCTGTTCGGTATCGCCCTGGTGTTCTGCTACAACGCGCTGGTCGCCCTGCTGCAATACATCGCCTCCCCCGATGCCCTGCAACAACTGGTGTTCTGGAGCCTTGGCAGCCTGACCCGTTCGAGCTGGCCGGCGGTACAGACCCTGGCCCTGGTGGTGCTGCTCTGCATTCCCTTCAGCCTGCGCGCGGCCTGGCAGATGACCGCCCTGCGCCTCGGCGAGGAGCGCGCGCTGACCCTCGGTATCGATGTCGGCCGCCTGCGTTTCGGCTCGTTACTGTGCATCAGCCTGCTGGCCGCCACGGCGGTGGCCTTCGTCGGCACCATCGGTTTCATCGGTCTGGTCGGCCCCCACATCGCGCGCCTGTTGATCGGCGAGGATCACCGCTTCTTCCTGCCGGTCAGCGCGCTGGTCGGCGCTCTGGTTATGTCCCTGGCGTCGATCGCCAGCAAGCTGGTGATCCCCGGAGTCATCCTGCCGGTGGGCATCGTGACCGCGCTGATTGGCGTACCGCTGTTCATGACGCTGCTGTTGCGCCAGGGGCGGCGCCCATGA
- a CDS encoding ABC transporter ATP-binding protein: MKAQALTISGLQVHSRGTRILHGIDLPAIAPGTLVGLVGPNGAGKSTLLRSLAGLLPTTGSLYLGALDLLRCSRRERAQQLAFMPQQLPDGIAMSVLETLLGALHAGRATHIPDAVKRAHGVLEHLGIVHLAMRPLDQLSGGQRQLVSLAQAMIREPSLLLLDEPTSALDLHHQNRVMGTLRGLADQGRIVIVVLHDLPLAARWADRLVVLANGRALASGSPQQTLTPALLAEVYKVEARVETCSRGHLQIAVDASL; this comes from the coding sequence ATGAAGGCCCAGGCTCTGACGATTAGCGGTCTGCAGGTGCACAGCCGTGGCACGCGGATTCTCCATGGCATCGACCTGCCTGCCATAGCGCCGGGAACGCTGGTGGGGCTGGTCGGCCCCAATGGCGCAGGCAAGTCCACACTGCTGCGCAGCCTGGCGGGCCTGTTGCCGACTACCGGCAGCCTGTATCTCGGCGCGCTGGACCTGCTGCGCTGCTCGCGTCGCGAACGCGCGCAGCAACTCGCCTTCATGCCCCAGCAACTGCCCGACGGCATCGCCATGAGCGTGCTGGAAACCCTGCTCGGCGCCCTGCATGCCGGCCGGGCGACTCACATCCCGGACGCGGTGAAGCGAGCCCATGGCGTGCTGGAGCATCTCGGTATCGTGCACCTGGCCATGCGCCCGCTCGACCAGTTGTCCGGTGGTCAGCGGCAACTGGTGAGCCTTGCCCAGGCAATGATTCGCGAGCCATCGCTGCTGCTGCTCGACGAACCTACCAGCGCCCTTGACCTGCACCACCAGAACCGGGTGATGGGCACCCTACGCGGTCTTGCCGACCAGGGGCGTATCGTCATCGTGGTGCTGCATGACCTGCCCCTTGCCGCGCGTTGGGCCGATCGCCTGGTGGTACTCGCCAACGGCCGCGCACTGGCCAGTGGCAGCCCGCAACAGACGCTGACGCCGGCGCTGTTGGCAGAGGTCTACAAGGTCGAGGCGCGGGTCGAAACCTGCAGCCGCGGCCATCTGCAGATCGCCGTGGATGCCTCGCTGTGA
- a CDS encoding ABC transporter substrate-binding protein, with product MRRAALLLTLLLASAAAHANGYPRTVVDLAGREVRIEAPPQRILLQDSNDLLALAILEPEQPLARVVAFNDNLRGSDPSLWKLLVERWPTAAQLPTLGFSSAGDVDIERVIRLRPDLLVVRLEARPAVENSVLGRLLDRLGIALIYVDSQDDPLRNVPRSLLLLGDILDRQNRARAYVDAYQAKLGELQRRSRDLPKPRVFVEARAGQAGSGACCHTQGNTGWGAMVKALGATNLGSRLLLGDSGDVALEMLIRSKPDHYVMTGTQRLRDGVGALPLGYHANASVAQDHLQRLLQRPGFERIGKTPDHCVHGLYHQFYNSMFNVIGVEYLASMFWPQAFADVDPDASYRAWIARFTELPDAPLVFSTRHCGLKENAT from the coding sequence ATGCGCCGCGCTGCGCTGCTGCTGACCCTGCTGCTGGCAAGCGCCGCGGCCCATGCCAACGGCTACCCACGTACAGTAGTCGACCTGGCTGGTCGCGAGGTTCGTATCGAAGCGCCGCCGCAACGCATCCTGCTGCAGGATAGCAACGACCTGCTGGCCCTGGCCATCCTGGAGCCCGAGCAGCCACTGGCTCGCGTGGTGGCCTTCAACGACAACCTGCGCGGCTCCGATCCCAGCCTCTGGAAACTACTGGTCGAACGCTGGCCGACTGCAGCCCAGCTCCCGACCCTCGGCTTCTCCAGCGCTGGGGACGTGGATATCGAGCGGGTCATTCGCCTACGCCCGGATTTGCTGGTGGTGCGCCTGGAGGCCAGGCCAGCCGTGGAAAACAGCGTGCTCGGCCGCCTCCTGGATCGCCTGGGCATCGCCCTGATCTACGTCGACAGCCAGGACGACCCACTGCGCAACGTACCGCGCAGTCTGTTGCTGCTCGGTGACATCCTGGATCGTCAGAACCGCGCACGGGCCTATGTCGACGCCTATCAGGCCAAACTCGGCGAACTGCAGCGGCGCAGCCGCGACCTGCCGAAGCCTAGGGTGTTCGTCGAGGCGCGCGCGGGCCAAGCCGGTAGCGGCGCCTGTTGCCACACTCAGGGCAACACTGGCTGGGGTGCGATGGTCAAGGCGCTCGGCGCGACCAATCTGGGCTCGCGACTGCTGCTCGGGGACTCCGGCGACGTCGCTCTGGAAATGCTCATTCGCAGCAAGCCGGATCACTACGTGATGACCGGCACCCAACGCCTGCGTGACGGGGTGGGCGCCCTGCCACTCGGCTATCACGCCAACGCAAGCGTCGCGCAGGATCATCTTCAGCGCCTGCTGCAACGTCCGGGCTTCGAGCGCATTGGCAAAACCCCGGATCACTGCGTCCATGGCCTCTACCATCAGTTCTACAACAGCATGTTCAATGTCATTGGCGTCGAATACCTGGCGAGCATGTTCTGGCCGCAAGCCTTCGCCGATGTCGACCCAGACGCCAGCTATCGTGCCTGGATCGCTCGTTTCACAGAACTGCCAGACGCACCACTGGTATTTTCCACCCGCCACTGTGGCCTCAAAGAGAACGCGACATGA
- a CDS encoding YkvA family protein → MSQLLQRLGAWARQLKRQTILLWLCCRQPEMPWPAKLVGIAVVLYAVSPVDLVPDFVPVLGLLDDLLLLPLGIALAVRLTPPSLIQRCRPEAERLADTRIGGIGRWMVAALVVLAWVLLAALLWHWLQR, encoded by the coding sequence ATGAGTCAACTGCTGCAACGGCTGGGCGCCTGGGCTCGCCAGCTCAAACGGCAAACCATTCTGCTGTGGTTATGCTGTCGTCAGCCCGAGATGCCCTGGCCTGCCAAGCTGGTCGGCATCGCCGTGGTGCTTTACGCCGTCAGCCCGGTGGACCTGGTCCCCGACTTCGTTCCGGTGCTCGGCCTGCTCGATGACCTGCTGCTCCTGCCGCTGGGGATCGCCCTGGCGGTACGCCTGACACCACCGAGCCTGATCCAGCGCTGCCGACCTGAAGCCGAGCGGTTGGCGGACACCCGTATTGGCGGCATAGGCCGCTGGATGGTCGCGGCACTCGTCGTGCTGGCCTGGGTGCTTTTAGCGGCTCTGCTCTGGCACTGGCTGCAGAGGTAA
- a CDS encoding acyl-CoA dehydrogenase C-terminal domain-containing protein has protein sequence MAAYKAPLRDMRFVLNEVFQVSRLWAQLPALAEVVDEETASAILEEAGKITAGMIAPLNRASDEEGCTWIDTEVRTPAGFIEAYKAYAEGGWVGVGGDPQFGGMGMPKVISAQVEEMVNSSSLSFGLYPMLTAGACLSINAHASEELKQAYLPNMYAGTWAGSMCLTEPHAGTDLGIIRTKAEPQADGSYKVSGTKIFITGGEHDLTENIIHLVLAKLPDAPPGPKGISLFLVPKFMVNADGSLGERNAVSCGSIEHKMGIKASSTCVMNFDGATGYIIDAPNRGLAAMFTMMNYERLGVGIQGLSTGERSYQSAIEYARERIQSRAPTGAVAKDKAADPIIVHPDVRRMLLTMKALNEGGRAFSSYVAMQLDTAKYSEEPATRKRAEELVALLTPVAKAFLTDLGLETTLHGQQVFGGHGYVREWGQEQLVRDCRITQIYEGTNGIQALDLVGRKIVGSGGAFCRHFTEEVRAFASDAALAEEFRAPLLEAVEILETQTEALLERARVNPNEIGAASVEYLHLFGYTAYAYMWAMMAKAAQGKEGQDDFYSGKLGTARFYFARLLPRIHSLNASVSAGSDSLYLLAAEQF, from the coding sequence ATGGCCGCCTACAAAGCTCCCCTGCGTGACATGCGCTTCGTGCTCAACGAGGTTTTCCAGGTTTCCAGACTCTGGGCGCAGCTGCCTGCCCTGGCCGAAGTGGTCGACGAGGAAACCGCCAGCGCGATCCTCGAGGAAGCCGGCAAGATCACCGCAGGCATGATCGCGCCGTTGAACCGCGCCAGCGATGAAGAGGGCTGCACCTGGATCGATACCGAGGTGCGCACGCCCGCTGGTTTCATCGAAGCCTACAAGGCCTACGCCGAAGGCGGCTGGGTGGGTGTGGGTGGCGACCCGCAGTTCGGCGGCATGGGCATGCCCAAGGTGATTTCCGCCCAGGTCGAGGAGATGGTCAACTCGTCCAGCCTGTCGTTCGGTCTCTATCCGATGCTCACCGCCGGCGCCTGCCTGTCGATCAACGCCCACGCCAGCGAAGAACTCAAGCAGGCCTACCTGCCGAACATGTACGCGGGCACCTGGGCCGGCTCGATGTGCCTGACCGAGCCCCACGCCGGTACCGACCTGGGCATCATCCGCACCAAGGCTGAGCCCCAGGCCGACGGCAGCTACAAGGTCAGCGGCACCAAGATCTTCATCACCGGCGGCGAGCACGACCTGACCGAGAACATCATCCACCTGGTGCTGGCCAAGCTGCCGGACGCGCCGCCCGGGCCCAAGGGCATTTCGCTGTTTCTGGTGCCCAAGTTCATGGTCAATGCCGACGGTTCGCTGGGCGAGCGCAACGCGGTGTCCTGCGGCTCGATCGAGCACAAGATGGGCATCAAGGCGTCGAGCACCTGCGTGATGAACTTCGACGGCGCCACCGGCTACATCATCGATGCGCCGAACCGCGGCCTGGCCGCGATGTTCACCATGATGAACTACGAGCGCCTGGGCGTTGGCATCCAGGGCCTGTCGACCGGCGAGCGCTCCTACCAGAGCGCCATCGAGTACGCCCGCGAGCGTATCCAGAGCCGTGCGCCGACCGGTGCGGTGGCCAAGGACAAGGCGGCCGACCCGATCATCGTGCACCCGGACGTGCGCCGCATGCTGCTGACCATGAAGGCGCTCAACGAAGGTGGCCGCGCCTTCTCCAGCTACGTGGCCATGCAGCTCGACACCGCCAAGTACAGCGAGGAACCTGCCACCCGCAAGCGCGCCGAAGAGCTGGTGGCGCTGCTGACCCCGGTGGCCAAGGCGTTTCTCACCGACCTCGGGCTGGAAACCACCCTCCACGGCCAGCAGGTATTCGGTGGCCATGGCTACGTGCGCGAATGGGGTCAGGAGCAGCTGGTTCGCGACTGCCGCATCACCCAGATCTACGAAGGCACCAACGGCATCCAGGCGCTGGACCTGGTCGGGCGCAAGATCGTCGGCAGTGGTGGCGCGTTCTGCCGGCATTTCACCGAGGAGGTGCGGGCCTTCGCCAGCGATGCCGCGCTGGCCGAGGAATTCAGGGCGCCGCTGCTGGAAGCCGTGGAGATTCTGGAGACCCAGACCGAGGCGTTGCTGGAACGCGCGCGGGTCAACCCGAATGAAATCGGCGCCGCCTCGGTGGAGTACCTGCATCTGTTCGGCTACACCGCCTACGCCTACATGTGGGCAATGATGGCCAAGGCCGCACAGGGCAAGGAAGGGCAGGATGATTTCTATTCCGGCAAGCTGGGTACCGCGCGTTTCTACTTCGCCCGCCTGTTGCCGCGCATCCATTCGCTGAACGCTTCGGTAAGCGCGGGCAGCGACAGCCTGTACCTGCTTGCGGCCGAGCAGTTCTAG